The following proteins come from a genomic window of Pseudomonas putida:
- a CDS encoding SMEK domain-containing protein: protein MLAHEKLMKYIIENLTRISVQAELLGKVHFFDHHIASEHFFQQLLNQVYGYQLTNANHTRLNAAAIDLCDPHRKLAIQVTAQRQAAKIQKTVDNFANHGLGSTYSTLKVLIIGKRTGTYSTISVPPTVTFNGKTDVIDLASLVHDITKQSTTALQAIVDVMKREITYCQNASAVEQMSDEDAILKLRNLMDRPALQDPWQWEVNLNAFQDAITDLIEAINTGHISGTLSTKPRFSYSDKIMASQLAAIYHQLRLLRQLFRKHVASGEIDPFANRCMFATAQAGAAFDAQRNAINAQFNVLLAQFNHPALPAVG, encoded by the coding sequence ATGCTGGCCCATGAAAAACTAATGAAGTACATCATTGAGAATCTGACGAGAATCAGTGTACAAGCAGAACTCTTGGGAAAAGTCCATTTTTTCGATCATCACATTGCATCTGAACATTTCTTCCAACAGCTTCTTAACCAGGTCTACGGCTACCAGCTCACGAATGCGAACCACACCCGGCTTAACGCCGCAGCCATTGACCTTTGCGATCCTCACCGCAAGTTGGCGATTCAAGTCACAGCGCAACGCCAGGCGGCAAAAATTCAGAAAACCGTAGATAATTTCGCCAACCATGGGCTGGGCAGCACCTACTCGACACTAAAAGTACTTATTATTGGGAAGCGAACTGGAACTTACAGTACAATCTCAGTTCCACCAACTGTTACTTTTAATGGAAAAACAGACGTCATTGATCTCGCTTCACTGGTCCACGACATCACCAAACAGTCCACGACAGCCCTACAAGCCATCGTGGATGTGATGAAGCGTGAGATCACTTACTGTCAGAATGCTTCAGCGGTTGAGCAGATGTCTGATGAAGACGCTATTCTTAAGCTTCGTAATTTGATGGATCGCCCTGCGCTGCAAGACCCGTGGCAATGGGAAGTTAACCTCAATGCTTTCCAAGATGCCATTACTGATTTAATCGAGGCCATCAACACGGGCCATATCAGCGGCACCCTATCTACGAAGCCTAGATTTTCGTACAGTGACAAAATTATGGCTAGTCAGTTGGCAGCGATCTACCACCAATTGCGCCTGCTTCGTCAGCTTTTCCGTAAACATGTCGCCTCTGGCGAAATTGACCCTTTCGCCAATCGATGCATGTTCGCAACGGCTCAGGCGGGCGCGGCATTTGATGCTCAGCGTAATGCTATTAATGCTCAATTCAATGTATTGCTGGCGCAGTTCAATCATCCCGCACTTCCTGCGGTCGGCTAG
- a CDS encoding DEAD/DEAH box helicase: MTDFEEKRLNLAEQVRLGIASENRLHPEHARAFVRGLQTTWRVPPIQWHEGESEKLIHDANRLIHAAEICRELDGPESESAKDCFRRAAELLEWLTRMQEEPSSFAPAGLLAAAAFQLGGLPAMATALLGQLEIADDGTRLLSKFLSGDFNGVVEGALAFWRQNPHLTERESSMRLLADREPAEAEASGELGTSREAGSLEWYFVVELVRSLGVIASSLMQGDSGRTQQGLRKLKALDKMATRAYGDELSMLISLLATVAESYSSSSIYGPILQLAEIKPERVDRLRRFARDQFGRGRGILWPSQIRGLERLLNSASFALCTPTGSGKTLVANLALVKELMLAPDDQSGPLALYLVPSRALAGEVEAKLVSELGSDLVVTGLYGGSDWGITDYWLRADKPTVLIATVEKADAIMRYVGPLIVARLRLLIVDEAHQVVVADRDRAEVDFAEHSSRTLRLESFVSRLLARAPKIARVALTAVAGGAATPVACWVEGVREAEPIGANYRSTRQLIGTLAATSGEAGQMSFDLLNGAELQVRGRDESVYIPLRIAPMPQLPATMRNSIARYNEVNVLWTAMHLVEGDRRVLISIAQQPELTMKWFKEALELPQWRDACRFSGPTDPEAILLFKAARASCVDYCGKTSYEVSLLDHGIATSHGQMPQRLRRLMTALIDRRICTITVATATLTEGVNLPFDLILVPSITRRSFDPTKNQSKVNPLSAAEFRNLAGRAGRPGASQGQEGITLVALPTKPSTTASGQIRTQLGQIKELRKHYNDLLDRLRSEEKERNEVLSPLTLLLEAIREKAQTLLGVDEEYFLDWLEETAPDDISVKAGLVDADDESRLADSLDELDGVLLTAIEELATVGARVDSPAKTEALLKKVWKYTFSKVVSAEEAWLERAFVRRGQGIVGTLYSDTDERRRLYQYGFTPYVGRRFERIAPKISEILKMAQGYGSSGPKQRLDLFKRLGLLVSKDPGFGFRVRSSVADQGLLKSWKSLLAWWMCAPDAKVPSAENLRSWQRFVSDNLEFRLGVAIGAVVARAWSEGADDPSSVPSLKEWKEITGLPWFGFWAREMLRWGTLEPFVAFALAQGLAGTRDEAQVLRQEFKNWMEENYTDIESEDWIDPQYFLQWQQSLPLSMKESSQPQKLGAQLTGTDGHKGLYRVLPLPNREEIIWLDASGFELARSTTREDIAGISYRDDYELKVSRGMSYVRRVFRSS; encoded by the coding sequence ATGACTGATTTTGAGGAAAAACGACTAAATCTTGCGGAGCAAGTACGCCTCGGTATAGCGAGCGAAAACCGTCTCCACCCTGAGCATGCTCGGGCTTTCGTTCGTGGGTTACAAACGACTTGGCGTGTACCGCCCATTCAGTGGCATGAGGGCGAGTCGGAAAAGCTAATCCATGACGCAAATAGGCTGATACACGCCGCCGAGATTTGTCGCGAACTGGATGGACCAGAATCAGAATCTGCCAAAGATTGCTTTCGTAGAGCCGCTGAACTACTTGAATGGCTCACACGGATGCAGGAGGAGCCTTCAAGCTTTGCTCCTGCAGGGCTGCTGGCTGCTGCGGCATTTCAGCTCGGGGGGCTGCCAGCGATGGCAACGGCCCTTTTAGGGCAGTTGGAGATTGCTGATGATGGCACTCGGTTACTTTCGAAGTTTCTTAGCGGAGATTTTAATGGGGTTGTTGAGGGGGCTTTAGCTTTCTGGCGGCAGAATCCCCACTTGACAGAGCGTGAATCTTCTATGCGGTTGTTAGCGGATAGGGAACCAGCGGAAGCAGAGGCGTCAGGAGAACTTGGGACCTCCCGCGAAGCTGGAAGCCTTGAATGGTACTTTGTTGTGGAGCTGGTGCGCAGTTTGGGTGTCATAGCATCCTCGCTGATGCAAGGCGACAGCGGTCGCACGCAGCAGGGCCTTCGAAAGTTAAAGGCGCTCGACAAAATGGCTACCCGAGCATATGGCGATGAGCTCTCTATGCTCATTTCGCTATTGGCAACCGTCGCCGAAAGCTACAGCTCTTCGAGCATTTATGGCCCAATTTTGCAGCTGGCCGAGATTAAGCCGGAGCGAGTGGATCGCCTGCGCAGATTTGCTCGTGACCAGTTCGGACGGGGGCGCGGCATCCTGTGGCCTTCCCAGATCCGCGGATTGGAGCGTTTGCTCAATTCTGCCTCGTTCGCCCTCTGTACTCCGACAGGCTCAGGGAAGACGTTGGTGGCCAACCTTGCGCTGGTTAAAGAACTGATGCTTGCGCCGGACGATCAGTCTGGGCCGCTTGCCCTCTATCTGGTGCCTTCCAGAGCTCTAGCGGGAGAGGTGGAAGCCAAGCTAGTCAGTGAGCTGGGTAGTGATCTTGTTGTTACAGGTCTTTATGGTGGTTCCGATTGGGGGATTACTGATTACTGGTTGAGGGCCGACAAGCCAACAGTCCTGATCGCCACAGTCGAGAAGGCTGACGCCATAATGCGCTATGTCGGCCCATTGATCGTTGCTCGCCTGCGGCTTCTGATTGTTGATGAGGCACATCAGGTCGTAGTCGCTGATCGCGATAGAGCAGAGGTGGACTTCGCGGAACATAGCAGTCGCACGTTGCGTCTAGAGAGTTTTGTTTCGCGACTGTTAGCTCGAGCGCCGAAAATTGCGCGCGTTGCTCTGACTGCTGTCGCCGGCGGGGCAGCAACGCCTGTCGCCTGTTGGGTTGAAGGAGTAAGGGAAGCTGAGCCTATTGGCGCAAACTACAGAAGTACGCGACAACTCATAGGAACGCTCGCTGCAACTTCGGGCGAAGCGGGGCAGATGAGCTTCGACTTGCTGAACGGGGCAGAACTCCAGGTTCGAGGTCGAGATGAGTCAGTTTACATTCCACTGCGCATAGCCCCGATGCCGCAGTTGCCAGCGACGATGCGTAACAGCATCGCTCGCTATAACGAAGTGAATGTCTTGTGGACCGCAATGCATTTGGTGGAGGGAGATCGTCGCGTCTTGATTTCCATAGCCCAGCAGCCTGAACTGACAATGAAGTGGTTTAAGGAAGCACTTGAGTTACCTCAATGGCGTGATGCCTGTCGATTCTCGGGCCCGACAGACCCTGAAGCAATCCTTCTATTTAAAGCAGCCAGAGCAAGCTGCGTGGATTACTGTGGCAAAACATCCTATGAGGTCTCATTGCTGGATCATGGCATTGCTACAAGCCACGGTCAGATGCCTCAGCGCCTTCGAAGACTGATGACGGCCCTTATCGATCGCAGGATCTGTACGATTACAGTTGCTACTGCAACCCTGACGGAAGGCGTTAATCTGCCGTTCGATCTTATTCTAGTTCCATCGATAACGCGGCGATCGTTTGACCCGACCAAAAACCAATCCAAAGTTAACCCCTTATCTGCGGCAGAATTTAGAAATCTCGCCGGCCGCGCCGGCCGACCAGGAGCATCTCAAGGTCAGGAGGGTATAACGCTTGTGGCGCTACCCACCAAGCCGTCAACGACAGCATCAGGGCAGATCCGAACTCAGCTGGGGCAGATAAAGGAGTTGCGAAAGCACTATAATGATTTGCTGGATAGACTCCGCTCAGAAGAGAAGGAGCGCAATGAGGTGCTGAGTCCTCTGACGTTGTTACTGGAGGCGATTCGGGAAAAAGCGCAAACTTTGCTTGGAGTTGATGAGGAGTACTTCCTGGACTGGCTCGAAGAGACGGCGCCTGACGATATCAGCGTAAAGGCTGGTTTAGTTGATGCTGATGATGAGTCTAGGCTTGCGGATTCTCTAGATGAGCTTGATGGCGTATTGCTGACGGCTATAGAAGAGCTGGCAACAGTTGGGGCGCGGGTGGACTCTCCTGCCAAGACAGAAGCTTTGCTTAAAAAAGTATGGAAGTACACGTTCAGCAAGGTTGTGAGCGCTGAAGAAGCTTGGCTAGAGCGGGCATTCGTACGACGTGGGCAAGGTATTGTTGGCACGCTATATAGCGATACCGATGAAAGGCGACGTCTATATCAGTATGGCTTCACTCCGTACGTGGGTCGAAGGTTTGAACGCATTGCGCCGAAAATTAGTGAGATACTGAAGATGGCGCAGGGCTATGGCTCCTCCGGTCCAAAGCAGCGTCTTGATCTCTTTAAGCGCTTGGGGCTTTTAGTATCCAAGGATCCTGGGTTTGGCTTCCGGGTACGTTCCAGTGTGGCCGATCAAGGACTACTCAAAAGCTGGAAGTCTCTGCTTGCGTGGTGGATGTGCGCGCCAGATGCAAAGGTACCATCTGCTGAGAACCTACGATCGTGGCAGCGTTTTGTATCGGATAACTTGGAGTTTCGACTAGGGGTTGCGATAGGCGCCGTAGTAGCGCGTGCATGGTCCGAGGGTGCCGACGATCCGAGCTCCGTCCCGTCTCTAAAAGAGTGGAAAGAGATCACGGGACTGCCGTGGTTCGGTTTCTGGGCTAGAGAGATGTTGCGATGGGGAACACTTGAGCCGTTCGTCGCGTTCGCTCTAGCGCAGGGTCTAGCGGGTACGCGCGATGAGGCTCAGGTTCTTCGACAAGAATTCAAAAACTGGATGGAGGAAAATTATACGGATATCGAGTCGGAAGACTGGATTGACCCTCAGTACTTTCTACAGTGGCAGCAGAGCTTACCGTTGTCCATGAAAGAGTCCTCTCAGCCTCAGAAACTAGGGGCCCAATTAACTGGGACCGACGGCCACAAAGGCCTTTATAGGGTGTTGCCATTGCCAAACCGTGAGGAAATAATCTGGCTCGATGCCTCTGGATTTGAATTGGCTAGGAGTACGACGCGTGAGGACATAGCTGGTATTTCGTATCGCGATGATTACGAGCTGAAAGTTTCACGAGGTATGAGTTACGTGCGTCGAGTTTTCCGAAGCTCCTGA
- a CDS encoding methyl-accepting chemotaxis protein, translating to MLSNAPLRLKLLLILIFPLLGFLCLSSLYATDNYRAVRDMQSTVSASSTVDGLSQLITALQRERGASGIFIGSRGTSLQDRLQQLRKNSDQAIAAVRRLPDAKQDDNEKLLAAIEHLADTREQIDRLAIDSSESGTRYTNMIQQLISFTQALENQVNDIAVVHALAALNQFIELKERAGRERALLGIVFSQDHFNEVLLSRFSRNLGEFSAYADGFRRQASAASLKQFETVLHTADALEVARLQRVAIETPLGQPLGIKPDSWFETSTRRIDQMSTVEHALAANVAALANQALQHAKRALWLTLAGTLAAVLLAGLFSWRIIRTIGGAVRDINAVLASLAERDLTARTRYRSQDEFGHIADNLNRMAHEITDIIQEIGHATAQVATAADESSAVTLQTSRSVEQQRQSTELVATAINEMSATVREVAQSTSAAANLSQQIHASTAQGRSEIESTVGLIRELSAQAQHTATILGELKQESDTISSVLDVIRDIAEQTNLLALNAAIEAARAGDHGRGFAVVASEVRTLAQKTQESTGSIQQMISNLQAGSDRASTSMHVTLAKAQDGARRIGRAGELLAAINEGVASINDRNIQIASAAEEQSAVSEDINRNVTGINDLVIQVSAGAQQTAVTSQELARLAEHQQVLVSRFRLA from the coding sequence ATGCTGTCCAATGCCCCCCTTCGCCTGAAGCTGTTGCTGATATTGATCTTTCCACTCCTGGGGTTCCTGTGTCTCTCCAGCCTGTATGCCACTGACAACTACCGTGCCGTGCGCGACATGCAGTCCACCGTCAGCGCGAGCAGTACTGTCGATGGCCTGAGTCAATTGATTACCGCCCTGCAGCGCGAACGGGGAGCCAGTGGCATCTTCATTGGTAGCCGCGGCACCAGCCTGCAGGATCGCCTGCAACAACTGCGCAAGAACAGTGACCAGGCCATTGCTGCTGTGCGCCGCCTGCCCGACGCAAAACAGGATGATAACGAGAAGTTACTTGCGGCTATCGAGCACCTGGCCGACACCCGCGAACAGATAGATCGACTGGCGATCGATAGTAGCGAATCCGGCACCCGCTACACGAACATGATCCAGCAATTGATCAGCTTTACCCAGGCACTGGAGAACCAAGTCAATGATATTGCCGTCGTGCATGCCCTCGCAGCACTCAACCAGTTCATCGAACTGAAGGAGCGCGCCGGTCGGGAACGTGCGCTGCTTGGCATCGTGTTCAGCCAGGACCATTTCAATGAAGTGCTTTTGTCCCGTTTCAGTCGCAACCTGGGAGAGTTCTCCGCCTATGCCGACGGCTTCCGTCGCCAAGCATCCGCAGCCTCCCTGAAGCAGTTCGAGACGGTTCTGCACACAGCCGATGCCCTTGAAGTAGCTCGCTTACAGCGGGTGGCCATCGAGACACCGCTGGGTCAACCCCTCGGCATCAAGCCCGACAGCTGGTTTGAAACCTCGACCCGACGCATCGACCAGATGAGCACGGTGGAACATGCATTGGCGGCCAATGTCGCCGCATTGGCCAACCAGGCGCTCCAGCATGCCAAGCGCGCATTGTGGCTGACGCTTGCCGGTACACTGGCGGCAGTGCTGCTAGCCGGGCTGTTCTCGTGGCGTATCATCCGCACGATCGGCGGGGCCGTACGGGACATCAATGCTGTACTGGCAAGCCTTGCCGAACGTGACCTCACCGCCAGGACTCGCTATCGCAGCCAGGATGAGTTTGGCCATATCGCTGACAACCTCAACCGCATGGCCCACGAAATCACCGACATCATCCAGGAGATCGGTCACGCGACCGCTCAAGTGGCCACTGCTGCCGATGAGTCCTCTGCGGTCACCCTGCAGACCAGCCGCAGCGTCGAGCAACAGCGTCAGAGCACCGAACTGGTGGCGACCGCCATCAACGAGATGAGCGCCACAGTACGTGAAGTGGCCCAGAGCACTAGCGCTGCTGCGAACCTGTCGCAACAAATTCATGCTAGTACGGCCCAGGGACGCAGCGAGATCGAAAGCACCGTAGGATTGATTCGTGAGTTGTCGGCACAAGCGCAGCATACCGCGACCATCCTCGGCGAACTGAAACAGGAGAGCGATACGATTTCCTCGGTACTGGATGTCATTCGGGACATTGCCGAGCAAACCAACCTGCTGGCCTTGAATGCGGCCATCGAGGCGGCGCGCGCCGGTGACCATGGCCGAGGCTTCGCCGTTGTCGCATCGGAAGTGCGCACCCTGGCCCAGAAGACTCAAGAATCGACCGGCAGCATCCAGCAAATGATCAGCAACCTGCAAGCCGGGTCCGACCGAGCGAGCACGTCCATGCACGTGACCCTGGCCAAGGCTCAGGACGGAGCCCGCCGAATCGGCCGTGCCGGTGAACTGCTTGCTGCGATAAACGAAGGTGTCGCGAGCATCAACGACCGAAACATTCAGATCGCGTCAGCCGCCGAGGAACAGAGCGCCGTATCCGAAGATATTAACCGTAACGTCACGGGCATCAACGACCTGGTGATCCAGGTCAGCGCCGGCGCACAGCAGACTGCTGTCACCAGCCAGGAACTGGCGCGACTCGCCGAGCATCAGCAGGTGCTGGTCAGCCGTTTCAGGCTGGCTTGA
- a CDS encoding aspartate aminotransferase family protein, translating to MDKQKIDLVSAQDRGAVLHPFTHLKDFASGKLGDPTIVETGKGITITDATGREYIDGFAGLYCMNVGYGRTEVAEAISRQAHKLAYYHTYAAHTTDELARLSDRLVKMAPGKMSKVFYGLSGSDANETQAKLVWYYNNLRGLPKKKKIISRDRGYHGCSVVSGSMTGMSFYHDFMDLPVSGILRTGAAHYYWGAEPGETEQQFSQRRANELEELILREGPDTIGAFIAEPVLGTGGITPPPAGYWAAIQPILKKYDILLIADEVITGFGRTGAMFGCDKYDIEPDLITVAKGLTSAYAPLSASIVGEKVYKVMEEGADKVGAFSHGYTYSGHPIGVAAANAVLDIVEQEDIPGNAARVGEYFQKSMQETFGALPIVGEVRGVGLMAAIEFVADPLTKTRLDPSLKVGARISKAARDRGLIARAMPHGEILGFAPPLVTTREEVDRIIDIAHRAVLSVMGELKI from the coding sequence ATGGATAAGCAAAAGATCGACCTCGTTTCGGCCCAGGATCGTGGCGCGGTACTGCACCCGTTCACCCACCTGAAGGACTTCGCTTCCGGGAAACTGGGAGACCCAACAATCGTCGAGACCGGCAAAGGCATCACCATCACAGACGCGACCGGCCGTGAGTACATCGACGGCTTCGCCGGCTTGTATTGCATGAACGTCGGCTACGGCCGCACCGAGGTAGCCGAAGCCATCTCCCGCCAGGCCCACAAGCTCGCGTACTACCATACCTATGCCGCGCACACCACCGACGAGTTGGCGCGGCTGTCCGATCGGCTGGTAAAAATGGCCCCGGGCAAGATGAGCAAGGTGTTTTACGGCCTGTCGGGCTCCGACGCCAACGAAACCCAAGCCAAGCTGGTCTGGTACTACAACAACCTGCGTGGTCTGCCGAAGAAGAAAAAGATCATTTCCCGTGATCGCGGTTACCATGGCTGCTCAGTCGTTTCGGGCTCCATGACCGGTATGTCGTTCTACCACGACTTCATGGACCTGCCGGTCTCCGGTATCTTGCGAACCGGCGCTGCGCACTACTACTGGGGTGCCGAACCAGGTGAGACCGAACAACAGTTCTCGCAGCGTCGAGCTAACGAGCTGGAGGAACTGATCCTGCGCGAAGGCCCCGACACCATCGGTGCATTCATTGCCGAGCCGGTGCTGGGTACCGGCGGCATCACCCCACCACCCGCTGGATACTGGGCAGCCATTCAGCCGATCCTGAAAAAGTACGACATCCTGCTGATTGCCGATGAAGTCATCACCGGCTTCGGCCGTACCGGCGCCATGTTCGGCTGCGATAAGTACGACATCGAGCCTGACCTGATCACGGTAGCCAAGGGCCTGACCTCAGCCTATGCGCCGCTCTCCGCCTCGATCGTGGGTGAGAAGGTTTACAAGGTCATGGAGGAAGGTGCGGACAAAGTGGGGGCGTTCTCCCACGGCTACACCTATTCCGGTCACCCCATCGGGGTCGCAGCTGCCAATGCGGTGCTGGACATCGTCGAGCAGGAAGACATTCCGGGCAACGCGGCAAGGGTCGGCGAGTACTTCCAGAAGTCCATGCAGGAAACCTTCGGCGCGCTGCCGATCGTGGGTGAGGTGCGTGGCGTGGGCTTGATGGCGGCCATAGAGTTCGTCGCCGACCCGCTCACCAAGACGCGCCTGGACCCGTCGCTGAAAGTCGGTGCGCGTATTTCCAAGGCGGCCCGTGATCGCGGTCTGATCGCCCGTGCTATGCCGCATGGCGAAATCCTTGGCTTCGCACCACCACTGGTCACCACCCGAGAAGAAGTCGACCGGATAATCGACATTGCTCACCGTGCAGTCTTAAGTGTTATGGGCGAGCTCAAGATTTGA
- a CDS encoding NAD-dependent succinate-semialdehyde dehydrogenase, which produces MKNRATAALQQLSRPDLLELRAYIAGQWIHGEGHLAVTDPATDEVIAHVAHCDEHWIDRAVEAASEAFVSWRALLPAQRGNLLRKWAALTREHCQYLATIMSAEQGKPYAESLGEIDYGANFLEWFAAEGERSYAESIPSHLPGSQLTTRLQPIGVTAAVTPWNFPNAMITRKAGAALAAGCPMIIKPAPETPLSALALARLAEEAGLPAGVFQVVTGDAPKLSKQLLQHTEVRAFSFTGSTEVGRILLRQSADTVKKVSLELGGHAPFIVFDDADVNEAATACIAAKFATSGQDCLAANRIYVQRSHYDAFVTEFTRLAKSLRVGHGLAEGVDIGPMTRVSVANKCRDHIGNAISLGARLMCGGLDHNLGSSFVLPTVLADVTDEMDIAFEETFGPVAAILPFDSEHEVVQRANETEYGLAAYVYTNDLKRAARVSEQLEYGMVALNTAKFTGAPIPFGGWKQSGLGREGSKHGLAEYMELKYVCVGGL; this is translated from the coding sequence ATGAAAAATCGTGCAACGGCAGCGTTACAACAGTTGAGCCGTCCAGATCTCCTGGAACTGCGTGCCTACATAGCAGGGCAATGGATTCATGGCGAAGGACACTTGGCCGTCACCGATCCTGCTACCGACGAGGTCATTGCCCACGTCGCCCATTGCGACGAGCACTGGATCGACCGTGCAGTGGAGGCGGCCAGCGAAGCCTTCGTCAGTTGGCGTGCACTGCTGCCAGCTCAGCGCGGCAATCTGCTGCGCAAATGGGCAGCGCTGACCCGTGAGCATTGCCAGTACCTTGCGACCATCATGTCGGCCGAGCAAGGCAAGCCCTACGCCGAGTCCCTCGGTGAGATCGACTACGGTGCCAACTTCCTGGAGTGGTTCGCAGCAGAAGGCGAGCGCAGCTACGCAGAATCGATCCCTAGCCATCTGCCGGGTAGTCAGCTCACTACCCGGCTGCAACCCATTGGCGTCACTGCAGCAGTCACGCCTTGGAATTTTCCGAACGCTATGATCACCCGCAAAGCCGGCGCGGCACTTGCAGCCGGCTGCCCGATGATCATCAAGCCGGCGCCAGAAACGCCCCTTTCCGCGCTCGCCTTGGCGAGGCTCGCCGAAGAAGCCGGGCTCCCGGCCGGGGTATTCCAGGTGGTCACCGGCGACGCGCCGAAACTGTCCAAGCAGTTGCTTCAGCACACCGAGGTGAGAGCCTTCAGCTTCACTGGCTCTACCGAAGTCGGCCGGATTCTGCTGCGCCAGTCCGCCGACACGGTGAAAAAGGTCTCGCTTGAACTGGGTGGGCACGCGCCTTTCATTGTCTTCGATGACGCCGACGTGAACGAAGCCGCCACAGCGTGCATCGCCGCCAAGTTTGCCACTTCTGGCCAGGACTGTCTGGCCGCCAACCGCATCTACGTGCAGCGCAGCCACTATGACGCCTTCGTCACCGAGTTCACTCGGCTGGCCAAGTCACTGCGTGTCGGTCACGGCCTGGCAGAGGGTGTGGATATCGGCCCGATGACGCGTGTCAGCGTTGCCAACAAATGCCGTGACCATATTGGCAATGCGATTTCGCTGGGCGCACGGCTGATGTGCGGTGGCCTGGATCACAACCTGGGCAGCAGTTTCGTCCTGCCGACCGTGCTAGCGGATGTCACCGATGAAATGGACATCGCGTTTGAAGAAACCTTCGGCCCGGTCGCGGCGATCCTACCGTTCGACAGCGAGCATGAGGTCGTTCAGCGCGCCAATGAAACCGAGTACGGCCTGGCGGCTTATGTCTACACCAATGATCTGAAGCGCGCGGCGCGCGTCTCCGAGCAGTTGGAGTACGGCATGGTCGCGCTCAACACGGCGAAATTCACCGGAGCACCGATTCCTTTCGGTGGCTGGAAACAGTCCGGCCTGGGCCGGGAAGGCTCCAAACATGGCCTGGCCGAGTACATGGAACTTAAATACGTCTGCGTCGGCGGCCTTTGA
- a CDS encoding amino acid synthesis family protein, which produces MPADIRKIVTFIETTHQEGGKDAPRPITSVVVAAVLRNPWAGEGFVEDLSPEIVRLAPELGKMMSAALVAHLPKEHVQAYGKAAVVGTSGEIEHAAALIHTLRFGDVYREAVDGTAFLSFINTRVGAGALLSVPMIHKSETGKRSHFITSTFQIADAPGPDEIVIAIGASDGGRVHPRIGDRFKDLEDIAAERKRA; this is translated from the coding sequence ATGCCCGCTGATATCCGCAAGATCGTGACGTTTATCGAAACTACCCATCAGGAAGGCGGCAAGGACGCACCCAGGCCGATTACCTCGGTGGTTGTCGCGGCCGTGCTGCGCAACCCTTGGGCCGGCGAAGGTTTCGTCGAAGACCTGAGTCCCGAGATCGTTCGCCTGGCACCCGAGTTGGGCAAAATGATGTCCGCGGCGCTGGTGGCCCACCTGCCCAAAGAGCACGTACAGGCCTATGGGAAAGCCGCGGTGGTGGGCACCAGCGGCGAGATCGAGCACGCCGCCGCACTGATCCACACCCTGCGCTTTGGCGACGTGTACCGCGAGGCGGTGGATGGCACGGCGTTTCTCAGCTTCATCAACACCCGGGTTGGCGCGGGCGCGTTGCTCAGCGTACCGATGATCCACAAGTCCGAGACGGGTAAGCGCTCGCACTTCATCACCTCCACCTTCCAGATCGCCGACGCACCTGGCCCTGACGAGATTGTCATCGCCATTGGTGCCAGTGATGGCGGGCGTGTCCACCCACGCATCGGCGATCGATTCAAGGACCTGGAAGATATTGCCGCAGAACGCAAGCGTGCCTGA